The genomic stretch CCGGATGACCTCGATGAAGGTATGTTCATATTTTATTCACCGCTGTTTGGGAGTGCGATCACCCATCGCTTCGAGTTAACTGAGATTATGCGGCAATTTGACAAAGATTTCCCGTCCGCCCTGCAAGATGTCAGGGTCGGCAAATGCAGCAATGAGACGCAGAATTTTCTGAACATGCTAACGAGGAATCTAGGCGGTTTGGAAAAGGAAGCACTGCACATTTACTTCAAAAAGCTACCGGTAGCTATTCACAATCGTGAATCCTTACTGGAACTTCCGGAACCGGAGTTTGTTTTTGACGCTGTACATGCTAATGAAACAAGAGGGATGAATTGGCCCGGAAGTCCTGTACTTCACTTAAGGCGAGGTTGCCCTGTAATGCTAGTATGGAATCTTAACGACCAACTGAAAAATGGCTCCAAAGGAGTATTTTTAGATTGTTTTGGGAAAGCCTCAAAGTATTTTTTCCTCAAGTAGGGTCTGTAGAAATCCAAAGGCAGTCTTGGTTCAAAAGGAACAAACAAGGAAACGTTGTAGGCAGCATTTGCCAGTATCCTTTAGTTTTAGCGTACGCAGCAACCTGCCACAAGGCACAGGGGCTCACCCTTGCAGCTGCCGTTGTTCACTGCTCGAACGAATTTGTCTCTGGACTTACATACGTGGCATTGTCACGAGTTAAAGATCAGGGTCATCTGCAAGtgttgaattttaaaagacaCTTTTTGCAACCTCCAAATCCAAGAGTGAGTAATGAATGTTCGACTGATCTTGGCCATTTACGCGACGATCTCCAATGTTGTCGCAACAAGATTCTTCCTGCTCACTTCTTTACAGTGCAAGACCGTTACGTGCTGGAAGAGACAGAGGGCGAAGAGATGGTGTTTCCTGACGATGTGGGTGATGCACCTGTAGCGTCTTACTTTGATGGGAGCGACGAAAGTGAAGTCGACACTATAAAATTATTCGATGAACTAGCTAAGAATGACTCAGAACTTTCAAGACCACCCCCGACGTTAGAAATAAGCGCAATTTTGAATTCCATGAAAGTTGAAAAGCCTGTCACGGATTTTGCATCGGACAAAAACTCTTGTCTGCAGACGCTCGAGGACAGACTTGAAGACAAGACAACAGCCTTCGTAAACTTGGTATGGAAACAAGTTTACGAACTATTTGCAGAGTACATTATTGAAAACCCAGACAAAGAGGTAATCTTCAATATTTCAAGGGCGGGATTTACCAGCTGCACAGGAAAGTTACACAGATTTCTGAATTCTGAACTGCTGGCTACTTATACGAAGGGGCTCTACAACTGTTTAGAGATAACCCGACCACAAAGAACAATTGTCGTTGCTCTTGTAACAAAGTTGTATGACAAGTTTCTTGGTAACATAGTCAAAGTGGTAGCCCGCGCTGAAGAAACAGAAAGTCAAGAACCGGTTCGTGTCGTAGTAGAGGAAATGTCGGCGTCTGGAAAGGCTAAAGTAAGGCATGTTGGTGGCTGGGCGATCAGAAAAATtcttgaaaaggaaagaaaatatgcAACATTGAACATGAACACTAAAGACAAGAACACTTTGCAGAAAGTCAAGGCTAGTGTTTCTACCTGTGACCTCATCGAGGAAACACTGTTGTCGCCATATGCACAACTGGAAAGTACTTCAAGCCACGCAGAAACGTTAGCAGTTACAGAGGCAAGGCAGTATAGAGATAGAGGTCTGGTGCATATTTCTGATGCTTGCTTTAAGGTGTTCTTGTACATGGAACAACTTCGAGTTGATTTGATGAACGCTAGCAGCCTTCAGAAACACAAGCAAAATCTCATTTCCAGTACGTTGGAAGAGATGAACGCAAACGAAGAACTAAAGACACTCTGGTTGGCATGTTTTTCGGTAAACGACCTGACTGCAAAAAAGGTTAGTCGATAGATGAAATAGCAATTAGGCGCTATTCTGAGAATTGCGCTGAGGTTTTTTAATTAACGGATCTTAAGGCAATGTTTGATTTACGTTAATTAAACATGTGCATGCTTGTCTTTTTCTATATTATCAATTGCAACGATAAATGGAGCAATCATCTAGTGATTACTTAAATAATCACTCAatgacaaaaatataaaatcttTGCTTGAACACAATGTCCCTTAAAAAGTGGCGTTAAATTGTAAACGTTTTGGTACATTTTGCCTCTCTGCCCTCAGGTGATTATCGAACACATGCTCAAGCGAGTAATCAAGAAGCATGTAAAGATGGGCGGATGCCAGTATCTCCGTGATTTTCGAGCGGCTGAAAGGCTGAAGAAGACGGCAGAACTGAGAAAGCGGATAATGGAGAGGAATAAGAAACACACCCAGAAGAACGACAGTGTTCCATTCAAAGTAATGTACCAAacataattcatttttttcactgaaCATTCTTTAAACACCATTCCCCCGCTCCCGcctcccgaaaaaaaaaaaaaaaaagaagtatatCAAAGATTCCCTGGAagagaaaatttatttattgattttgcCAAATTGTTACGCGGGAATGGCACAATTACATCCCCAGCAGCTCGAGCAGGGACTGATTTTTTTTGAGTGGGGACTGGGGTGGGTCTCATCTGTGGCTTccactttatttaaaaattacattgttactgggctgcctgtgcgcccagtcataaaatgggctttcgGTCGTCGGTGTCAAAAAGTGgtctcccgggggagggaagacacgagggtctggtaccgagaaacgatgttctcacaaatggtttcatatgagTTTCTCTTGCACGAACCCTTCctgcacggatactttttgtacctcgtctgCGCTCCCCCCGCCAGGAAATGGCCCCACCTAAAGGAAATCGCAAGTCACCTGATGCCACTTGATAACGACATCGAAGTTGGTCTTCTCATAGGAGCTAACTGCGCCCGAGCAATCAAACCGCACAAAGTGATCCTCGGAAATGATGACGACCCGTACGCCAAGAAAACCGCTCTTGGGTGGGGAATTATCGGCGTGGTCGAACGAACGAGCCAAGACGACAGCACCATTGATGTTGCCGGTGACATACTCTGCAACCGAATAGTTGCTCAAGAAGTCAAAACTACATCAGAAAGAAGAACATGTCACTTCGCCGTGAAGACCCATGTTAAAGAAATTATTAGCCCGCTTCAAGTAGAGAGAATGTTCACGTTGGACTTTAACGACAAAGGAACAGAAGAAAAGTCACTCTCATTCGAAGACAGAAGATTCCTTAAGACAGCAAAGGAAGGCATTCACCAACGAGAAGATGGGCATTATGAAATGCCTCTCCCTTTAAGGAACGAAAACGTCGAACTGCCGAACAACAAGGACGTAGCACTGAGCAGATTAATGAAGCTGAAGCAGAAGTTGCAGAGCGACACACAATACCGAGAGGATTACGTTGGCTTTATGCAAGAGACCATAGAGAACGGCTTCGCAGAGAGAGTCCCCAGCACAGAGGTATCAAGAAACGATAAACGCGTCTGGTACATTCCTCACCACGGAGTGTACCATAAGAAAAAACCAGGCAAAATAAGAGTGGTGCTTGATTGTAGCGCCCTATGCCATGGCCAGTCTCCCAACCAACAGCTTCTACAGGGCCCAGACCTCACCAATAACCTTACTGGAGTATTGTGTCGTTTCCGAAAAGAACGAGTGGCTTTCATGTGTGATATCCAGGGAATGTTTCATCAAGTCAAGGTCGACCTCAAGCATCGGGACTACCTCAGATTCCTGTGGTGGGAGGATGGAAACTTCGAGAGCGATCCAGTCGAGTTCCGCATGACTGTTCATCTTTTTGGCGCAACTTCTTCCCCTGGATGTGCCAACTTTGCCCTAACGACCACTGCTGACCATTTTGAAGATGTTTGTGGCAAAGCAGCGGCAGAGTTCGTAAGGAAAGATTTTTACGTCGACGACGGCCTAAAGTCGGTGCCAACGAACGAACAAGCAATAAACCTCATCAAGAATACCAAGTCTTTATGCCAGAGAGGAGGATTCCGACCACACAAATTTACTTCAAATAGTCAAATAGTCATCAGCTCCATACCTCCTGAAGACCGAGCCACCAAAACGAAGCATCCCAGCCTCCTCAACGACACCGCAATCGAACACGCGCTGGGAGTGCATTGGTGTATAGAGTCTGATACACTTCAATTCAGAATCGAACTGAAGGACAAACCGTTCTCAAGAAGGGGTATCCTGTCCACCGTTAGTTCTGTTTATGATCCCCTGGGCCTGGTAGCACCCTTCATTTTATTAGGCAAGAGAATCCTTCAGGAATTGTGTCGCGAAGGTGTTGATTGGGACGATGATATTCCAGACAACATTAGAGCGAGATGGGAGAAATGGAGAGCCGAACTCCCCTTACTGGAAAGGTTGAAGGTCCCGAGATGCTATAAACCGGAAGACTTCGGAGAAGTTCAGACAGTTGAGCTGCATCATTTTTCCGATGCCAGCCAGAACGGCTACGGACAGTGTTCGTATCTTCGCTTGATGGTCGACGCGGAAAGTATCCACTGCTCCCTCGTTATAGCAAAGTCTCGCGTAACGCCATTGAAGCCTGTTACAGTGCCCAGGCTTGAGCTCACTGCTGCTCTGGTTGCTTCCAAAATGGGTGGTGTCTTACTGAAGGAACTTGAGTTTGACCAAATAAAGGAAACCTACTGGACAGACAGCAAAACTGTGCTGGGATACATAAACAACGATGCTAGAAGACTTCACGTTTTTGTTAGCAATCGTGTCCAGGAGATACGTGAACGAACGTCACCAGGACAGTGGCATTATGTAGGGACCAAGGAAAACCCAGCCGACATCGCTTCCCGTGGTTCCGGGGCACAAGAACTGATCGATACCCGTCTGTGGTGGAATGGACCAGACTTCCTCTGGAAACCCTCAAGAGTTTGGAACCAGACTGACATTAGCCCTTCTATTCATCCCGACGATCCCGAAGTTAAAAGGGCTTCCGTTCTGACGACTAAAGTCCAAAATCCCCCGTCCCTTTTAGAACGCCTggaatacttttcttgctggcACCGAGCCAAGAAAGCCGTAGCTGTTTGTCTTCGCATTCAAGAGAAGTTTCGAAGTCGATCTCCTGACGTCAACGACACCACTGCACGATATCCAACTGGTTCTCAGAAAACCAAGTATATTCCAGTTAATGTTCAAGAGTTACAGAAGGCTGAAAACGAAATGATCAAGAACGTACAAAGAGAAGCATTTAGCGATGAATTACGTATTCTCAAGGAAGTCAGTACCAGAGAACGAGCAACCGACCGAAGCACCTCTACCGCTCTAGGAAGGAGGGAAATGAAGAAGACAAGCTCTCTTTACAAGCTCGATCCATTCCTTGACGATAACGGCTTACTCAGAGTTGGTGGACGAGTTAGACTTGCAACTGGCCTTACCTTCGATGCCAAACATCCCATCATCCTTTCGAAAAAGGGGCATGTAACCGAGTTGATTGTCTGTCATCACCATCATTCAGTCGAACACCAAGGTCATGGAATCAGCCATAACGAGATCAGATCGACTGGTTATTGGATAATCGGTGGTGGCTCAGCCGTGTCCAGTCACATTTCAAGATGCGTCAAATGCCGAAAACTGAGAGCAGCTCCTCAAGAACAGAAAATGGCCTACCTGCCAGAGGATCGTCTCGAGCCTTCTCCCCCGTTTACGTTCTCAGCAGTTCATTATTTTGGACCCTGGTTCGTGAAGGAAGGTCGGAAGCAGCTAAAAAGATATGGAGTACTGTTCACATGCCTATGCTCCCGAGTGATCCACCTTGAAGTCTCGAACACCCTTAGCACAGATTCCTTTATAAACGCTTATCGTCGCTTCATCGGTCGCCGTGGACCAGTGCGCCAGCTTCGATCCGATCAAGGCACCAACTTTGTTGGAGCGATGAACGAACTGCAACAAGCCCTTTCCGAATTAAATCACGAGCAGATAAGAGAAAAGTTGCTGAAAAGTAGCTGCGATTGGGTGAAGTTTAAGATGAACGTTCCACACGCAAGCCACATGGGAGGAGTTTGGGAACGTCAGATACGGACGGTGCGAAGTGTCCTAGCCTCGTTATTAGAACGTCACGGAAGCCAGCTAGATGACGAATCACTGAGAACGTTCATGGTTGAAGCCGAAGCGATCGTTAATTGTCGGCCTTTAACAGTTGACAGCATCAGTTCCTCGCAGTTTTCCGAGCCGCTGACGCCCAACCACTTACTCACCATGAAGTCGAAGGTTGTCTTACCTCCTCCGGGTGATTTCCAACGCGTTGATCTATACCTAAGCAAGCGATGGCGTCGTGTCCAATACCTAGTAAACGAATTCTGGTGCAAATGGAAAAGAGAATTTCTGCAGTCCTTGCAGTCAAGACAGAAATGGATTTCAGTGAAGCGAAATCTGCAAGTGGAATATGTCGTGATCGTAAAGGACGACAGTTTTCCAAGAAACTGCTGGAAGCTAGCTCGTGTCAGCGAGACTTATCCCGACAACGACGGTCTGGTCAGGAAAGTAAGAATCGTGGTTGCCACAGACGCCCTTGACGACCTTGGCAGGCCCACAAAGGCAGCTGTGTACCTTGAACGACCTGTCCAAAAACTGGTTCTATTGCTCCCTACAGATCAACTTGCAGACCGGGGAATCCCCTCCGAGGAGCCATAGCAGTACCAAGTATAAAGTTGACCTGATACCAGCCAGAATCCCAAGAAGAGACAATGAACAATGATCGAATGACTTTTATTaagttttgtttcgtttgttaAGTAAATTGTTGCTACAATTCAGGGGAGCCATGTTACGAATGCGTTACTTCGTATTGCGTTACCAACGTGCATGCGCACCAGCCTAGGGGGCGAGGCCCGATGATTGTGTAATCGTTTGTAATCCTGCTTTGTGCTTTATGCCTATATCGTGATCGGTTAT from Porites lutea chromosome 1, jaPorLute2.1, whole genome shotgun sequence encodes the following:
- the LOC140932914 gene encoding uncharacterized protein; its protein translation is MPLDNDIEVGLLIGANCARAIKPHKVILGNDDDPYAKKTALGWGIIGVVERTSQDDSTIDVAGDILCNRIVAQEVKTTSERRTCHFAVKTHVKEIISPLQVERMFTLDFNDKGTEEKSLSFEDRRFLKTAKEGIHQREDGHYEMPLPLRNENVELPNNKDVALSRLMKLKQKLQSDTQYREDYVGFMQETIENGFAERVPSTEVSRNDKRVWYIPHHGVYHKKKPGKIRVVLDCSALCHGQSPNQQLLQGPDLTNNLTGVLCRFRKERVAFMCDIQGMFHQVKVDLKHRDYLRFLWWEDGNFESDPVEFRMTVHLFGATSSPGCANFALTTTADHFEDVCGKAAAEFVRKDFYVDDGLKSVPTNEQAINLIKNTKSLCQRGGFRPHKFTSNSQIVISSIPPEDRATKTKHPSLLNDTAIEHALGVHWCIESDTLQFRIELKDKPFSRRGILSTVSSVYDPLGLVAPFILLGKRILQELCREGVDWDDDIPDNIRARWEKWRAELPLLERLKVPRCYKPEDFGEVQTVELHHFSDASQNGYGQCSYLRLMVDAESIHCSLVIAKSRVTPLKPVTVPRLELTAALVASKMGGVLLKELEFDQIKETYWTDSKTVLGYINNDARRLHVFVSNRVQEIRERTSPGQWHYVGTKENPADIASRGSGAQELIDTRLWWNGPDFLWKPSRVWNQTDISPSIHPDDPEVKRASVLTTKVQNPPSLLERLEYFSCWHRAKKAVAVCLRIQEKFRSRSPDVNDTTARYPTGSQKTKYIPVNVQELQKAENEMIKNVQREAFSDELRILKEVSTRERATDRSTSTALGRREMKKTSSLYKLDPFLDDNGLLRVGGRVRLATGLTFDAKHPIILSKKGHVTELIVCHHHHSVEHQGHGISHNEIRSTGYWIIGGGSAVSSHISRCVKCRKLRAAPQEQKMAYLPEDRLEPSPPFTFSAVHYFGPWFVKEGRKQLKRYGVLFTCLCSRVIHLEVSNTLSTDSFINAYRRFIGRRGPVRQLRSDQGTNFVGAMNELQQALSELNHEQIREKLLKSSCDWVKFKMNVPHASHMGGVWERQIRTVRSVLASLLERHGSQLDDESLRTFMVEAEAIVNCRPLTVDSISSSQFSEPLTPNHLLTMKSKVVLPPPGDFQRVDLYLSKRWRRVQYLVNEFWCKWKREFLQSLQSRQKWISVKRNLQVEYVVIVKDDSFPRNCWKLARVSETYPDNDGLVRKVRIVVATDALDDLGRPTKAAVYLERPVQKLVLLLPTDQLADRGIPSEEP